GCTCACCCGGCTTGAAGAGCTCACCCTGCAACTGACCGTGACCTGCGATGGGAGCACGCTGATGGCACTTGAAAGCAGGGACAATCGCCTGGGTTCGGAATACGACAACCGAGGCAACTTCGGCCTCGGGCTGATCAACGGCACCGAGAAACTCGGTTCCATGGAGCTTGAGTTACTCTCGGCGGTCGCCGACGGTGGACCGGTCAAGATCATCGACTCCTCCGACTCAGGTGCCCACTGGATTTTCAACTCGTGGCTCATGCACGGCGGTCTCAAGTCGGTAACCAATACCGAAATTGCCGCACCGACACCGGTTCAACTGCTAACGGCCGACCTGAGGATCCTCCCCCTCATAGCCCCAACCAACACGCTGACCCTGACCAACGAAGTGCCAATTGACGGTTCGATCACCATGACGGTCTGGTATTTGTAAGCCAGACCCTCGACAAGGGGCCAGCCGCTATATCGCAAATCCAACCCACACAGCAGCTTCCCTGTGGGAGCTGTCGAGCCCCGGCGAGGCTGCGAAAGCGCAGTGTCAGGCGAAGTAAATGCCAGCAATGCCGCCGCCTTCGCAGCCTCGCCCGGGCTCGACAGCTCCCACAGTTGAGCTGCGGTGCCGCTGAAAATGGCGCCAGTCGCCAGACCGCAAATCTAGCTAACACAGCAGCTCCCTGTGGGAGCTCTCGAGCTTTAGCGAGGCAGCGATAGCGCAGTGTCAGGCGAAGCAAGTGCCAGCAATGCCGCCGCCTTCGCAGCCTCGCCCGGGCTCGACAGCTCCCACAGTTGAACGTCGGCGCTGTTGAGGATGAGGCCAGTCGCCACACCGCAAATCTAACTAACACAGCAGCTCCCTGTGGGAGCTCTCGAGCTTTAGCGAGGCAGCGATAGCGCAGTGTCAGGCGAAGCAAGTGCCAGCAATGCCGCCGCCTTCGCAGCCTCGCCCGGGCTCGACAGCTCCCACAGTTGAACGTCGGCGCTGTTGAGGATGAGGCCAGTCGCCACACCGCAAATCTAACTAACACAGCAGCTCCCTGTGGGAGCTCTCGAGCTTTAGCGAGGCAGCGATAGCGCAGTGTCAGGCGAAGCAAGTGCCAGCAATGCCGCCGCCTTCGCAGCCTCGCCGGGGCTCGACAGCTCCCACATTGAGCGCCGGTGTATCAGGCCTTTTCGCTGGTGACCCCAACGTAAAGGGCTCGACCCGCCCCCCAGCCGGCGATGATTGCACCCACGCCGATCACGCCGAACACCCAGCCGGTGGCGCCCCAGCCACCGGTCCAGTCATGCAGCACGCCCACGGCCAGCGGGCCCAGGGACGCCAGGGTGTAGCCGATGCCTTGGGCCATGCCCGAGAGGTTGGCGGCGACGTGGGCGTCGCGCGAGCGCAGTACGATCAGGGTCAGCGCCAGGCTGAACGTGCCGCCCTGCCCCAGGCCCAGCAGAATCGCCCAGCCCCACAGGCCGTCGAGCGGTGCATACAGGCAGCCGAACAGACCGCCGAGAGTGAGCAGCATCACCAGCACAATCGCCAGCCGCTGATCCTTGCCCCGGGTGGCCAGCCACGGTGCGGTCAGCGCGCTGAGCAGCTGCACAATGATAGAGCCGGACAGCGCCAGGCCGGCTTCGGTGGCGCTCAGGCCACGGCTGATCAGAATCGAGGGCACCCAGCCAAATACGATGTAGGCCAGGGACGACTGCAGGCCCATGTACAACGTCACTTGCCAGGCCAGCGGATCGCGCAGCAATCCCTTTACCCGATAGGCCACTTGATGCGCCGCGTGTTTCTGGCCGACCTGCGGCAGCCAGCACAGCGCCGCCACCAACGCGGGGACCATCCAGAAGCCCAGGCCGATGTGCCAGCTGTCACCAAAGTAATGACTCAACGGCACCGTTGCCCCCGCCGCCAACGCCGCGCCCAGGCACAGCGCCATGGTGTAGACACCGGTCATGGTGCCGGCCTGGCTGGCGAAGTCGCGCTTGACGATGCCGGGCAGCAGAACGCCGATGATGCCGATGCTCGCGCCGGCGACCAGGCTGCCGGCGAACAGACCGGCTTCACCGAAACTACTGCGCAGGATGATGCCCGCGGCGAGGGTCAGCAAAATCCCCAGTACCACGCGCTCGGCGCCAAACCGGCGCGCCAGGAGCGGCGCCAGCGGCGCAAACAGACCCAGGCACAGCACCGGCAAGGTGGTCAGCAGACCGGCCCTGGCGGCCGACAGCCCGAGGCTGCCGGACACCTCGCTCAGCAGCGGCGACAAGCTCGACAGCGCCGGGCGCAAATTCAGCGCCACCAGCACCAGGCCCAACAGCAACAACCACGGGCGAAGCACCCGCGGATGGCTGTGTTGCACCACTTCATCATCGGCCTCGGCGTCAATTAACAGTTCTTCAAGTTTGCTTTCGGGGGTCATTGCTCACTGCCGGCAGAGGGACGGGCGTTTGCCCTAATCGATGGACGAAAAGTCCCACAGCCTATTCGGACATGCCTACAAGAGCAACGCACTAGGGTTTCTAAGCGGCAAAAGGAGCAATATTTTCGATTGGTAAAATTACCCTCAGAGGGTAATTATTGGACTTAGGTGTCTTATGGAAAAGTACACACCTCATTACGATTTGGCCTTGGTGAAAAAAGAGGTCGTCCGTTTAGGTTACAGAGCGTTCACTGCCACCGCGCGGCAAGATGCTCGAAAAATGGAGCTGAGCCCTGACCAGATGCAACAGGTGGTCTGCGCCCTTGAGAAACGAATGTTGTACAAATCAATGACGACCTATGCAGACCCACGGGTATGGCAGGACGTCTACCTGATCAAGATTTACGGCACGGAGATTTACATCAAGGTTACTTACCGCCCAGGCGGTGGTCCTCCCGTAATCTCCTTCAAGGAGAAATCCCTATGAGAACCCAGCAATGCATGAGCTGCGGAACCCATGACGCAATGCAGCATTTCGAAGGTCGCACCTTCACGATCAACACACGGGGAATGGTTCGGGACATTCCGGACATTGCAGGCTGGGAATGCGAGGTCTGTCATGAAGTTGAATTCGATCACGACGACGACAGTGCGGAGCGTTATTGCAAGGCGTCCGATCTGCTGTTGATCGACGCGCGTAAAATCATCGCCGCAGAAATGAAGCGAATCCGCCACAAACTGCACCTCACGCAAAAAGACGCTGTGAGGCTCTTCACCGTCCGCGGGCACAATGCATTCTCTCGCTACGAACGGGCTGAGATTTTTCCGCCGCAACCGTTACTCACATTGATGCGCCTACTGGATAAACACCCCCACTTGCTCGCAGAGATAGAGGCTCTCAATGTAGGGGACGACCTGAACCGACTGCTCATCGCAAAAGATGCGCAACCGCTCGCAGCACAAGCCTCCTGACAAAAACCAGCAGGTAAAAATAAACCCGGCACAGGGCCGGGTTTATTCATTCAACCATCGATCAATGCAAAATCTGGCTCAAGAACAACTTGGTCCGATCATTCTGCGGGTTGTCGAAGAAGTCATTCGGCGCCGCCTGCTCAACGATCTCGCCCTTGTCCATGAAGATGACACGGTTGGCCACGGTGCGCGCAAACCCCATTTCGTGGGTTACGCACAACATGGTCATGCCGTCCTCGGCCAGGCCGATCATGGTGTCGAGCACCTCTTTCACCATTTCCGGGTCGAGCGCCGAGGTCGGCTCATCGAACAGCATGATTTTCGGCTTCATGCACAACGCACGGGCAATCGCCACGCGCTGTTGCTGGCCGCCGGACAGTTGCCCCGGAAACTTGTGGGCCTGCTCCGGAATGCGCACGCGCTCAAGATAGTGCATGGCGATTTCCTCGGCCTTGCGCTTGGGCATCTTGCGCACCCACATCGGCGCCAGCGTGCAGTTCTGCAGGATGGTCAGGTGCGGGAACAGGTTGAAGTGCTGGAACACCATGCCGACTTCACGGCGGATCGCTTCGATCTGCTTGAGGTCGTTGGTCAGTTCCACGCCATCGACCACGATGCGGCCCTGCTGGTGTTCTTCCAGACGGTTGAGGCAGCGGATGGTGGTGGACTTGCCCGACCCCGACGGCCCGCACAGCACGATACGCTCGCCTTGCTTGACGTTGAGGTTGATGTCTTTCAACACGTGGAACTGGCCGTACCACTTGTTGACGCCCTGCATCTGGATAATGCCTTCAGGGCTCACAGGCTGTTTGATCGCTTCGCTCATCACATCAACTCCTAACGCTTGTGGCCTGTGTCGAGCTTGTGTTCCAAATGAATGGAATAGCGCGACATACCAAAACAGAAAATCCAGAACACCAGGGCGGCGAACACGTAGCCTTCGGTGGCCATGCCCAACCATTTGGGGTCGGCGGCGGCTTGCTTGACGCTGTTGAGCAGGTCGAACAGGCCAATGATGATCACCAGGCTCGTGTCCTTGAACAGTGCGATAAAGGTGTTGACGATGCCGGGGATCACCATCTTCAGGGCTTGCGGCAGAATCACCAGGCCCATGCTGCGCCAGTAACCCAGGCCCATCGCCGCGGCCGCTTCGTACTGGCCCTTGGGAATCGCCTGCAAGCCACCGCGCACCACTTCGGCCACGTAGGCCGACTGGAACAGGATTACACCGATCAAGGCGCGCAGCAGCTTGTCGATGCCCATGCCTTCAGGCAGGAACAGCGGCAGCATCACCGAAGACATGAACAGCACGGTGATCAACGGCACGCCACGCCAGAACTCGATGAAGGTAACGCAGACCACTCGAATCGCCGGCATGTTCGAACGCCGCCCCAACGCCAGCATGATGCCCAGCGGCAACGCGCCGGCAATGCCCACGGTGGCGATGACCAGGGTCAGCATCAAGCCGCCCCATTGGCTGGTGGCCACGTTGGCCAGCCCGAACGCGCCGCCGTGTAGCAGGAAAAACGCGATGATCGGGTAAAGCACCAGGAAGCTGAGGCCGTAGACCGCCTTGCGCTGGAAACGCGAGATGAACAACGGCGCCACGCCCACGATCGCCAGCCACACAGTGAGGTCCACGCGCCAGCGCAGGTCGCCGGGGTAGTAGCCGTACATGAACTGCCCGAAGCGCTGTTGGATGAACACCCAGCAGGCGCCTTCCTTGGTGCAATCGGCGCGGGTGGTGCCGACCCAGTTGGCGTCGATGATCGCCCAACTGAGGATCGGCGGCACCACCAGGTAGATCAGGTAGAACGCCAGCAACGTCAGCAACGTGTTGAGCCAGCTCGAGAACAGGTTGGCGCGCATCCATGCCATTGGCCCGAAGACCTTGTTCGGCGGTGGCATATCCGGTTTGAATGTATGTGAACTCATGGGCGTTTCCTCACCGCTCGATCAGCGCAATGCGCTTGTTGTACCAGTTCATCAGCAGGGAAATGCTGATGCTGATCGCCAGGTACACGCTCATGGTGATAGCAATGACTTCGATCGCCTGGCCGGTCTGGTTGAGCACCGTGCCGGCAAACAGCGAAACCATTTCCGGGTAACCGATACCGGCGGCCAGCGACGAGTTTTTCGCCAGGTTCAGGTATTGGCTGGTCAGCGGCGGAATGATCACCCGCAAGGCTTGCGGGATGATGACCTTGCGCAACGTCGGCCCAGGGCGCAGGCCCAGGGAGCGCGCGGCTTCGGTCTGGCCGTGGCTGACGGATTTGATGCCCGAACGCACGATCTCGGCGATAAACGCTGCCGTATAAACAGTCAGTGCCAGGGTCAGTGCCAGCAGTTCGGGGATCAATACCCAGCCGCCGACAAAGTTGAAGCCTTTAAGCTGCGGCATCTCCCAGTGCAGCGGCGCGCCGAAGATCAGCGCGCACAACGACGGGATCACGATAAACAGCGCCAGGCCCGCCCAGAATTTGTGGAACGGTACGCCCGTCGCTTCAAAACGCTTGTTGGCCCAGCGCGCCATCAGCACGATAGCCACAATCGCCACCACCACACTGGCTACAAACGGCCAGAAACCGTCAGCGGCCAGCGCCGCAGGCATGTTCAGGCCACGGCTGCTGACAAAAAAGGTATCGCCGAAGTTATGGCTGTTGCGCGGCCCCGGCATGGTCAGGAACACCGCGAAGTACCAGAACAGGATCTGCAGCAGCGGCGGAATGTTGCGGAATACTTCCACATACACAGTCGCCAGCTTGTTGATCATCCAGTTCGGCGACAACCGCGCCACGCCAATGACAAACCCGAGCAGTGTGGCCAGGATCACGCCAATGAACGTCACTAAGAGAGTGTTGAGCAAACCGATCACAAACACCCGGGCATAGCTGTCCGATTCGGTGTAGTCGATCAGGTGCTGTGCGATGCCGAAGCCGGCACTGCGCTCAAGGAAGTCGAACCCCGAGGTGATGCCCCGGTGTTGCAGGTTGGTCTGGGTATTGTTGAAGAGGTACCAGCCCAGCGAGACCACCGCCACAATCGTGATGATCTGGAAGAGCCACGCACGCACTTTGGGATCGCTGAAGCTGAGCTTCTGCTTGGGTGCGCCGATTTGATTTTGCATGAAGTGCCCCGAAAATAATGGAACAGAACATCACCCGGCGGTTGGCCCACCGGGTGACAGAACCATCAGCGATCAGCGCACAGGGGGTGCGTATTGAATGCCGCCGTTGTTCCACAGCGCGTTCAGGCCACGGTCGATTTCCAGCGGGGTGCTCTTGCCCAGGTTGCGCTCGAACACTTCGCCGTAGTTACCCACTTGCTTAACGATCTGTACGACCCAGTCTTTCTTCACTTTCAGGTCTTTGCCGTATTCGCCGTCAGCACCGAGCAGACGGGCAACGTCCGGGTTCTTGGTGGACTTGGCTTCAGCTTCAACGTTTTTCGAAGTGATACCGGCCTCTTCAGCGTTGAGCATGGCGTAGCCGACCCAGCGCACGATGGCCAGCCACTCGTCGTCGCCGTTACGCACGACCGGGCCCAGTGGTTCCTTGGAAATGGTTTCCGGCAAGACGACGTAGTCTTTCGGCGCGGCCAGCTTGCTGCGCTGGGCGAACAGCTGGGACTTGTCGGAAGTCAGTACGTCGCAACGCCCGGATTCCAGCGACTTGGCGCTTTCGTCGGAGGTATCGAAGGTGATCGGGGTGTATTTGAGGTTGTTGCCGCGGAAGTAGTCGGAAACGTTCAGCTCAGTGGTGGTACCGGCCTGGATGCAGATGGTTGCACCGTCCAGTTCCTTGGCACTTTTAACGCCCAGCTTGTTGTTTACCAGGAAGCCGATGCCGTCGTAGTAAGTGATGAAGCCTGGGAATTTAAGGCCCATGCCGGCATCGCGGGAGCTGGTCATGGTGGTGTTGCGCGACAGAATGTCGACTTCGCCGGATTGAAGCGCGGTGAAACGCTCCTTGGCATTCAACTGGCTGAATTTGACCTTGGTCGCGTCGCCGAAAACGGCAGCGGCCACAGCGCGGCACACGTCAGCGTCGATCCCCAGGATCTTGCCGCTGGCATCCGGTACCGAGAAACCCGGCAAACCGTCACTCACGCCACATTGCACAAAGCCTTTCTTCTGCACGGCGTCCAGCGTGGCGCCCGCTTGGGCGAAACCACTGACACCCAGTACAGCCGCCGCGGAAACGATGGCCAGGGTGGATTTCAATACCTTCATTCAAAAACCTCCAGTTGCTCTTGTTGTGTCGGAGCTCGAACTTCAGCGCACCCTTATGAGGCGATATCGACCCGTGTTGGCTTTTTTTGGGGTCAAGCGGCATGAAGTTGTCGCGGTCATTCCAGTTGCTAGCCCACGAACGGCTGTCACTGATAGTGTTACCGTCCTGAGATAGCGCTGACATCGTTCAACACATAGCAAGGCCCGTACCAGAGTGCCGGCCGGGTCGATTCAGCCCACGGTCAATAGAAAAAGATTCAACCGTGCGACATCTTATTAACAGATCAACCCGTCGCGCACCGTTCCGACGCACCCAATCGGAGCGCGCGCACATTAATGGAGCAGACATGACCGAACCCTTGATTCTTCAGCCCGCCAAGCCCGCAGACGCCTGCGTCATCTGGTTGCATGGCCTGGGTGCCGATCGCTACGACTTCCTGCCGGTGGCCGAAGCGCTGCAGGAAAGTTTGCTGACCACCCGCTTCGTTCTGCCCCAGGCACCGACCCGTCCGGTGACCATCAACGGCGGCTACGAGATGCCCAGCTGGTACGACATCAAGGCCATGAGCCCGGCCCGTTCGATCAGCCTGCAAGAGCTGGAAGTGTCGGCAAAGATGGTGACAGACCTGATCGAAGCGCAGAAGAGAACCGGAATAGACGCTTCGCGGATTTTCCTCGCGGGGTTTTCCCAAGGCGGCGCCGTGGTTTTCCACACCGCCTTCCTGAATTGGGAAGGCCCGTTGGGTGGCGTGATCGCCCTCTCCACTTATGCGCCGACCTTCGGTGATGAGCTGGAGCTATCCGCCAGCCAACAGCGCATTCCTACGCTGTGCCTGCACGGCCAGTACGACGAGGTGGTACAGAACGCCATGGGCCGCAGCGCCTTCGAGCACTTGAAGAGCCGTGGTGTCACCGTGACATGGCAGGAATACCCAATGGGGCACGAAGTGTTACCCCAGGAGATACACGATATCGGCGCCTGGTTGACCGCGCGCCTGGGCTGAACCGGGCGTTTTTGTAGCCGTATGACAGACGCACTACGCCGCGCCCGATTCTTGCATTACACTGGCCGGCGTATATTCCTTAGCCAATTAAATGAGATGACCGTGCTCAAAGCACTCAAGAAGATGTTCGGCAAAAGCGAGGCTGAGCCGCTCGCGCCAGTGCCCAGTGCTCCCGTCCCGCCAACCGGCAGCCGCAATAACGGCAAACAGCCCGTCCGGCCGGCACCTGTTGCCCAGCCGAGGGTGACAGCGCCTGAGCAGGCAAAACCGGTTGAGGTCGCCGCCGCGCCAGTCGCGCCAAAGCCGCGCCGCGAACACGCCCCAAAGCCGGCCGTGATCCCGTGGAAACTCGAAGACTTCGTCGTCGAGCCCCAGGAAGGCAAGACCCGCTTCCACGACTTCAACCTGGCCCCGGAACTGATGCACGCCATCCAGGACCTGGGTTTTCCGTACTGCACGCCGATCCAGGCGCAGGTGCTGGGCTTCACCCTGGCGGGCAAGGACGCCATCGGCCGCGCCCAGACCGGCACTGGCAAGACTGCCGCGTTCCTGATCTCGATCATCACTCAGTTGCTGCAGACGCCGCCGCCCAAAGAACGCTACATGGGTGAACCGCGCGCGCTGATCATCGCCCCGACCCGGGAGCTGGTGGTGCAGATCGCCAAGGACGCCGCCGATCTGACCAAGTACACCGGCCTCAACGTGATGACCTTCGTTGGCGGCATGGACTTCGACAAGCAGCTCAAGCACCTCGAAGCCCGCCACTGCGACATCCTGGTCGCCACCCCGGGCCGCCTGCTGGACTTCAACCAGCGCGGCGACGTGCACCTGGACATGGTCGAAGTGATGGTGCTGGACGAAGCCGACCGCATGCTCGACATGGGTTTCATCCCGCAAGTGCGCCAGATCATTCGCCAGACCCCGCCGAAAGCCGAGCGCCAGACCCTGCTGTTCTCCGCCACCTTCACCGAAGACGTGATGAACCTGGCCAAGCAATGGACCACCGACCCGTCCATCGTCGAGATCGAAGCGCTCCACGTCGCCAGCGAAAACGTCGAGCAGCACATCTACGCCGTGGCCGGTGCCGACAAGTACAAGCTGCTCTACAACCTGATCAACGACAACGGTTGGGAACGCGTGATGGTGTTCGCCAACCGCAAGGACGAAGTGCGCCGCATCGAAGAGCGCCTGGTGCGCGACGGCGTGAACGCCGCGCAACTGTCCGGCGACGTGCCGCAGCACAAGCGCATCAAGACCCTGGAAGGTTTCCGCGAAGGCAAGATCCGCGTGCTGGTGGCCACCGACGTGGCCGGGCGTGGGATCCACATCGACGGCATCAGCCACGTGATCAACTTCACCCTGCCGGAAGTGCCCGACGACTACGTGCACCGCATTGGCCGTACGGGTCGCGCAGGCGCGGCGGGTGTGTCGATCAGTTTTGCCGGGGAGGATGACTCGTATCAGTTGCCGTCGATCGAGACGTTGCTGGGGCGCAAGATCAGTTGTGAGACGCCACCGACGCATTTGTTGCGGGCCGTGGAGCGCAAACGCCCTCAAGTCTGAAATGCAGTAAACATGTGGAAGCTGGCTTGTGTGGGAGCTGGCTTGCCTGCGATAGCATCACCTCGGTGTAACCGATGCACCGCGGTGCCTGTATCGCAGGCAAGCCAGCTCCCACACTTGGTTCTGCGCCTGGCGTACTACTTCCAGCGGTCAGCAGCGGCGTGGTCGCTGTCCCGCCCATCCACCCAACGCGGCCCCTCACTGGTAATTTCCTTTTTCCAAAACGGCGCCCGCGTCTTCAGATAGTCCATCACAAACGCACAGGCATCAAACGCCGCCTGCCGATGGGCACTGGCAGCTGCAACGAAAACAATCGGCTCACCCGGCTCCAGTGCGCCAATGCGGTGCAGCACTTCCAGCTTGAGCAGCGGCCAACGCTGCTCGGCTTCCACGGCGATCTTGGCCAAGGCTTTCTCTGTCATGCCGGGATAATGCTCCAGGAACATCCCCGCCACATCCAGCCCATCGTTGAAATCGCGCACATACCCGACAAAACCCACCACCGCGCCCACGCCGACGTTGGCCGCGTGCATCGCGTTGACTTCGGCACCGGGATCAAACGCTTCGACCTGCACACGGATGGCCATGCTCAGCCTCCGGTCACGGGTGGGAAAAACGCGACTTCATCGCCGGCTTGCAGCGGCTCGTCCAGGCTGCACAGTTCCTGGTTGCGCGCGCACATCAGGCTGGTTTCGTTGAGCACTGCGAAGTCAGGCTCACCCGCCAGCGCCTGGCGCACGGCGTCGACGGTCGCAAAGTCACCTTCCATCTCCAGGGAATCCAAGCCGATCGCTTCGCTGTAGCGCGCAAAAAACAATACGTTGATGCTCATGCCTGGTCCGCCTTGAAGTGCCCGCTCTTACCGCCAAGCTTTTCCAGCAGGCGAATACTTTCGATGGTCATGCCACGGTCCACGGCCTTGCACATGTCGTAGATGGTCAATGCGGCGACGCTGGCGGCGGTCAACGCTTCCATCTCCACGCCGGTCTGGCCGGAGAGTTTGCAGCGCGCCAGGATGTGCACCGAGTCTGCACCGTCGGCGCTGAGTTCGACCTTGACCCCGGTCAACATCAGCGGGTGGCACAGGGGGATCAGGTCACTGGTTTTTTTCGCCGCCTGGATCCCGGCAATGCGGGCCACGGCAAACACGTCGCCCTTGGGGTGCGCGCCGTCGACAATCATTTGCAGGGTTTCGGGCAACATGCGCACGCGCGCTTCGGCCACCGCCTCACGGAAGGTCACGGACTTGTCGGTGACGTCGACCATATGGGCGCGACCTTGGGAATCGAGATGAGTCAGCACAGGGATACTCCTGATCAGGAGCAGGGATTGTAAACCCAACCAGGATTAAATGTGGCAGCAGACCTGTGTGGGAGCTGGCTTGCCTGCGATGCAGCCACCGCGGTGTATCAGTTGCACCGAGGTGATGCTATCGCAGGCAAGCCAGCTCCCACACAAACCGGCTCTTGCAGGCTATAAGTGAGATTCGGCGTATTCGGCCAGAATCGAACGAGGCACCCCTTGCAGCGCAATATGCACGCCGTTCGGGAAGTCTTTGAAGCGCTCCGTCAGGTAGGTCAGCCCGGAGCTGGTCGCGGACAGGTAAGGGGTGTCGATCTGCGCCAGGTTGCCCAGGCACACCACTTTGGAGCCGGCGCCGGCACGGGTGATGATGGTTTTCATCTGGTGCGGGGTCAGGTTCTGGCATTCATCGATCAGGATCAGGCTCTGCTGGAAGCTGCGACCTCGGATGTAATTGAGGGATTTGAACTGCAACGGCACTTTGCTGAGGATGTAGTCGACGCTGCCATGGGTGTTTTCGTCATCCATGTGCAAGGCTTCGAGGTTGTCGGTGATCGCCCCCAGCCACGGCTCCATTTTTTCCGCTTCAGTGCCGGGCAAAAAGCCGATCTCCTGGTCCAGGCCCTGCACGCTGCGGGTGGCGATGATGCGGCGATAGCGCTTGGTCACCATGGTCTGTTCGATGGCGGCGGCCAGGGCGAGGATGGTTTTGCCCGAGCCTGCGGCGCCGGTCAGGTTGACCAGGTGGATGTCCGGGTCGAGCAGCGCATACAACGCCAGGCTCTGGTAGATATCACGTGGTTTCAGGCCCCAGGCTTCCTGGTGCAACAGGGGTTCCTGATGCAGGTCGAGGATCAGCAGCTTGTCGACCTGGATTTCCTTGATCCAGCCGACGAAGCCCTGTTCGTCGATGATGAATTCATTGATGTGCACGGCCGGCAGGTTGTCGATCAACTGTACCTGGTGCCAGGTGCGGCCATGGTCCTGGCGGGTTTCGACCTTGCTGACCAGGTCCCAGAACGAGCCTGTCACGGTGTGATAACCACGGGACAGCATCGATACGTCGTCGACGAGTTGGTCGGTGCTGTAGTCCTCGGCGGCGATCCCACACGCGCGGGC
Above is a genomic segment from Pseudomonas azadiae containing:
- a CDS encoding DUF1120 domain-containing protein — its product is MRTTLITLTAALLAAGSSAAFAASSVDLSVKGVITPSACTPGLSNGGLADIGKLSAKDLNVDQLTRLEELTLQLTVTCDGSTLMALESRDNRLGSEYDNRGNFGLGLINGTEKLGSMELELLSAVADGGPVKIIDSSDSGAHWIFNSWLMHGGLKSVTNTEIAAPTPVQLLTADLRILPLIAPTNTLTLTNEVPIDGSITMTVWYL
- a CDS encoding CynX/NimT family MFS transporter; the protein is MTPESKLEELLIDAEADDEVVQHSHPRVLRPWLLLLGLVLVALNLRPALSSLSPLLSEVSGSLGLSAARAGLLTTLPVLCLGLFAPLAPLLARRFGAERVVLGILLTLAAGIILRSSFGEAGLFAGSLVAGASIGIIGVLLPGIVKRDFASQAGTMTGVYTMALCLGAALAAGATVPLSHYFGDSWHIGLGFWMVPALVAALCWLPQVGQKHAAHQVAYRVKGLLRDPLAWQVTLYMGLQSSLAYIVFGWVPSILISRGLSATEAGLALSGSIIVQLLSALTAPWLATRGKDQRLAIVLVMLLTLGGLFGCLYAPLDGLWGWAILLGLGQGGTFSLALTLIVLRSRDAHVAANLSGMAQGIGYTLASLGPLAVGVLHDWTGGWGATGWVFGVIGVGAIIAGWGAGRALYVGVTSEKA
- a CDS encoding type II toxin-antitoxin system MqsR family toxin; the protein is MEKYTPHYDLALVKKEVVRLGYRAFTATARQDARKMELSPDQMQQVVCALEKRMLYKSMTTYADPRVWQDVYLIKIYGTEIYIKVTYRPGGGPPVISFKEKSL
- a CDS encoding type II toxin-antitoxin system MqsA family antitoxin, which translates into the protein MRTQQCMSCGTHDAMQHFEGRTFTINTRGMVRDIPDIAGWECEVCHEVEFDHDDDSAERYCKASDLLLIDARKIIAAEMKRIRHKLHLTQKDAVRLFTVRGHNAFSRYERAEIFPPQPLLTLMRLLDKHPHLLAEIEALNVGDDLNRLLIAKDAQPLAAQAS
- a CDS encoding amino acid ABC transporter ATP-binding protein — encoded protein: MSEAIKQPVSPEGIIQMQGVNKWYGQFHVLKDINLNVKQGERIVLCGPSGSGKSTTIRCLNRLEEHQQGRIVVDGVELTNDLKQIEAIRREVGMVFQHFNLFPHLTILQNCTLAPMWVRKMPKRKAEEIAMHYLERVRIPEQAHKFPGQLSGGQQQRVAIARALCMKPKIMLFDEPTSALDPEMVKEVLDTMIGLAEDGMTMLCVTHEMGFARTVANRVIFMDKGEIVEQAAPNDFFDNPQNDRTKLFLSQILH
- a CDS encoding amino acid ABC transporter permease, producing MSSHTFKPDMPPPNKVFGPMAWMRANLFSSWLNTLLTLLAFYLIYLVVPPILSWAIIDANWVGTTRADCTKEGACWVFIQQRFGQFMYGYYPGDLRWRVDLTVWLAIVGVAPLFISRFQRKAVYGLSFLVLYPIIAFFLLHGGAFGLANVATSQWGGLMLTLVIATVGIAGALPLGIMLALGRRSNMPAIRVVCVTFIEFWRGVPLITVLFMSSVMLPLFLPEGMGIDKLLRALIGVILFQSAYVAEVVRGGLQAIPKGQYEAAAAMGLGYWRSMGLVILPQALKMVIPGIVNTFIALFKDTSLVIIIGLFDLLNSVKQAAADPKWLGMATEGYVFAALVFWIFCFGMSRYSIHLEHKLDTGHKR
- a CDS encoding amino acid ABC transporter permease, whose translation is MQNQIGAPKQKLSFSDPKVRAWLFQIITIVAVVSLGWYLFNNTQTNLQHRGITSGFDFLERSAGFGIAQHLIDYTESDSYARVFVIGLLNTLLVTFIGVILATLLGFVIGVARLSPNWMINKLATVYVEVFRNIPPLLQILFWYFAVFLTMPGPRNSHNFGDTFFVSSRGLNMPAALAADGFWPFVASVVVAIVAIVLMARWANKRFEATGVPFHKFWAGLALFIVIPSLCALIFGAPLHWEMPQLKGFNFVGGWVLIPELLALTLALTVYTAAFIAEIVRSGIKSVSHGQTEAARSLGLRPGPTLRKVIIPQALRVIIPPLTSQYLNLAKNSSLAAGIGYPEMVSLFAGTVLNQTGQAIEVIAITMSVYLAISISISLLMNWYNKRIALIER
- a CDS encoding amino acid ABC transporter substrate-binding protein, with protein sequence MKVLKSTLAIVSAAAVLGVSGFAQAGATLDAVQKKGFVQCGVSDGLPGFSVPDASGKILGIDADVCRAVAAAVFGDATKVKFSQLNAKERFTALQSGEVDILSRNTTMTSSRDAGMGLKFPGFITYYDGIGFLVNNKLGVKSAKELDGATICIQAGTTTELNVSDYFRGNNLKYTPITFDTSDESAKSLESGRCDVLTSDKSQLFAQRSKLAAPKDYVVLPETISKEPLGPVVRNGDDEWLAIVRWVGYAMLNAEEAGITSKNVEAEAKSTKNPDVARLLGADGEYGKDLKVKKDWVVQIVKQVGNYGEVFERNLGKSTPLEIDRGLNALWNNGGIQYAPPVR
- a CDS encoding alpha/beta hydrolase: MTEPLILQPAKPADACVIWLHGLGADRYDFLPVAEALQESLLTTRFVLPQAPTRPVTINGGYEMPSWYDIKAMSPARSISLQELEVSAKMVTDLIEAQKRTGIDASRIFLAGFSQGGAVVFHTAFLNWEGPLGGVIALSTYAPTFGDELELSASQQRIPTLCLHGQYDEVVQNAMGRSAFEHLKSRGVTVTWQEYPMGHEVLPQEIHDIGAWLTARLG